In a genomic window of Nomascus leucogenys isolate Asia chromosome 4, Asia_NLE_v1, whole genome shotgun sequence:
- the TUT1 gene encoding speckle targeted PIP5K1A-regulated poly(A) polymerase isoform X2: MDKDKGVFAIVEMGDVGAREAVLSQSQHSLGGHRLRVRPREQKEFQSPASKSPKGAVPDSHQLAKALAEAADVGAQMIKLVGLRELSEAERQLRSLVVALMQEVFTEFFPGCVVHPFGSSINSFDVHGCDLDLFLDLGDLEEPQPVPKAPESPSLDSALASPLDPQALACTPASPPDSQPPASPQDSEALDFETPSSSLAPQTPDSALASETLASPQSLPPASPLLEDREEGGLGKAPELAETPKEEKAEGAAMLELVGSILRGCVPGVYRVQTVPSARRPVVKFCHRPSGLHGDVSLSNRLALHNSRFLSLCSELDGRVRPLVYTLRCWAQGRGLSGSGPLLSNYALTLLVIYFLQTRDPPVLPTVSQLTQKAGEGEQVEVDGWDCSFPRDASRLEPSTNVEPLSSLLAQFFSCVSCWDLRGSLLSLREGQALPVAGGLSSNLWEGLRLGPLNLQDPFDLSHNVAANVTSRVAGRLQNCCRAAANYCRSLQYQRRSSHGRDWGLLPLLQPSSPSSLLSATPIPLPLAPFTHLTAALVQVFREALGCHIEQGTKRPRSEGGGTGESSQGGTSKRLKVDGQKNCYEEGKEEQQGCVGDGGEDRVEEMVIEVGEMVQDWAMQSPGQPGDLPLTTGKHGAPGEEGQPSHAALAERGPKGQEAAQGGSQGEAGKGASLPSSVSWRCALWHRVWQGRRRARRRLQQQTKEGAGGGAGTRAGWLATEAQVTQELRGLSGGEERPETEPLLSFVASVSPADRMLTVTPLQDPQGLFPDLHHFLQVFLPQALRHLK, translated from the exons ATGGACAAGGACAAG GGAGTGTTTGCCATTGTGGAGATGGGGGACGTGGGTGCTCGAGAGGCTGTCTTGTCACAGTCCCAGCACAGCCTGGGAGGACATCGCCTGCGTGTCCGCCCACGGGAGCAGAAGGAGTTCCAGAGCCCGGCCTCCAAATCCCCCAAGGGAGCAGTCCCCGACAGTCACCAGCTGGCCAAAGCACTAGCTGAGGCTGCAGACGTGGGGGCACAAATGATAAAGCTTGTGGGGCTGAGGGAGTTGTCTGAGGCTGAGCGGCAGCTTCGGAGCCTGGTGGTGGCCCTGATGCAGGAGGTCTTCACAGAGTTCTTCCCTG GCTGTGTGGTCCACCCTTTTGGCTCTTCCATAAATAGCTTCGATGTCCATGGCTGTGATCTTGACCTCTTCTTGGATCTGGGTGACTTGGAAGAGCCCCAG CCAGTCCCAAAGGCTCCAGAATCTCCATCGCTGGACTCGGCCCTGGCTTCCCCTCTGGACCCTCAAGCCCTGGcctgcaccccagcctccccTCCAGATTCACAACCTCCAGCTTCTCCCCAGGATTCTGAAGCCCTGGACTTTGaaaccccttcctcctccctggcGCCCCAAACTCCGgactctgccttggcctccgagaCCCTTGCTTCtccccagtctctgcctccagccTCACCACTGCTAGAGGACAGGGAAGAGGGGGGCCTGGGGAAGGCCCCAGAACTAGCAGAGACCCCAAAAGAGGAGAAAGCAGAGGGGGCAGCAATGCTGGAGCTGGTGGGATCCATTCTCCGGGGCTGTGTCCCTGGGGTGTATCGAGTCCAAACTGTGCCCTCTGCCCGGCGCCCTGTGGTCAAGTTCTGTCATCGGCCTTCAGGTCTCCACGGTGACGTCTCCCTCAGTAACCG GCTGGCCCTGCATAACTCCCGTTTCCTGAGTCTCTGCTCTGAGCTGGATGGTCGAGTCCGGCCCCTCGTGTACACCCTCCGCTGCTGGGCTCAGGGTCGGGGGCTGTCAG GGAGTGGCCCCCTTCTCAGTAACTACGCCCTGACCTTGCTGGTGATCTATTTTCTTCAGACCAGGGACCCTCCTGTGTTGCCCACTGTGTCCCAGCTCACCCAGAAAGCAG GAGAGGGGGAACAGGTGGAAGTCGATGGCTGGGACTGCAGTTTCCCCAGAGATGCCTCAAGACTGGAGCCCAGCACAAATGTGGAGCCCCTCA gttcCCTGCTAGCCCAGTTCTTCTCCTGTGTATCTTGCTGGGATCTTCGTGGCTCCCTGCTGTCCCTGCGGGAGGGCCAGGCACTGCCTGTGGCAGGGGGCCTGTCTTCTAATCTCTGGGAGGGTCTGCGCCTTGGCCCCCTGAATCTCCAGGACCCTTTTGACCTGAGTCACAATGTCGCAGCCAATGTGACCAGCCGGGTGGCTGGGCGACTACAGAACTGCTGCCGAGCAGCAGCCAATTACTGCCGAAGCCTCCAGTACCAGCGCCGTTCCTCCCACGGTCGGGACTGGGGGCTGCTCCCCCTTCTGCAGCCCAGCTCCCCCAGCTCCCTGCTCTCTGCTACCCCGATCCCTTTACCTCTTGCACCCTTCACCCACCTCACTGCTGCCCTGGTGCAGGTATTCAGGGAAGCACTGGGGTGCCACATAGAACAGGGAACCAAGAGACCGCGGTCAGAAGGAGGTGGAACTGGGGAGTCCTCTCAGGGAGGGACAAGCAAAAGACTCAAAGTAGATGGACAGAAAAACTGCTAtgaggaggggaaagaggagcAGCAGGGATGTGTAGGGGACGGTGGGGAAGACAGGGTAGAAGAGATGGTTATAGAGGTTGGAGAGATGGTGCAGGACTGGGCCATGCAGAGCCCTGGGCAGCCAGGGGACCTGCCCCTGACCACTGGAAAGCATGGAGCCCCTGGAGAAGAGGGGCAGCCCAGCCATGCAGCCCTGGCAGAGCGGGGGCCCAAGGGACAAGAGGCAGCCCAAGGAGGGTCTCAGGGTGAGGCAGGGAAGGGGGCATCCCTGCCCTCCTCAGTGAGCTGGCGCTGTGCCTTGTGGCACCGAGTGTGGCAAGGGCGGCGGCGAGCCCGTAGACGCTTGCAGCAGCAAACCAAGGAAGGAGCTGGAGGTGGCGCTGGTACAAGAGCAGGGTGGCTGGCGACTGAGGCTCAGGTCACCCAGGAGCTGAGAGGACTGAGTGGTGGTGAAGAGAGGCCAGAAACTGAGCCCCTGCTGAGCTTTGTGGCGTCTGTCTCCCCGGCTGACCGAATGCTCACTGTGACCCCGCTCCAGGATCCCCAAGGCCTGTTCCCTGATCTCCATCATTTCTTACAGGTTTTCCTCCCTCAAGCACTTCGACATCTCAAGTGA
- the TUT1 gene encoding speckle targeted PIP5K1A-regulated poly(A) polymerase isoform X1, with product MSLPIGPAEVASERVELWRSGFRWWQRCLCFCRYRRVAMAAVDSDVESLPRGGFRCCLCHVTTANRPSLDAHLGGRKHRHLVELRAARKAQGLRSVFVSGFPRDVDSAQLSEYFQAFGPVASVVMDKDKGVFAIVEMGDVGAREAVLSQSQHSLGGHRLRVRPREQKEFQSPASKSPKGAVPDSHQLAKALAEAADVGAQMIKLVGLRELSEAERQLRSLVVALMQEVFTEFFPGCVVHPFGSSINSFDVHGCDLDLFLDLGDLEEPQPVPKAPESPSLDSALASPLDPQALACTPASPPDSQPPASPQDSEALDFETPSSSLAPQTPDSALASETLASPQSLPPASPLLEDREEGGLGKAPELAETPKEEKAEGAAMLELVGSILRGCVPGVYRVQTVPSARRPVVKFCHRPSGLHGDVSLSNRLALHNSRFLSLCSELDGRVRPLVYTLRCWAQGRGLSGSGPLLSNYALTLLVIYFLQTRDPPVLPTVSQLTQKAGEGEQVEVDGWDCSFPRDASRLEPSTNVEPLSSLLAQFFSCVSCWDLRGSLLSLREGQALPVAGGLSSNLWEGLRLGPLNLQDPFDLSHNVAANVTSRVAGRLQNCCRAAANYCRSLQYQRRSSHGRDWGLLPLLQPSSPSSLLSATPIPLPLAPFTHLTAALVQVFREALGCHIEQGTKRPRSEGGGTGESSQGGTSKRLKVDGQKNCYEEGKEEQQGCVGDGGEDRVEEMVIEVGEMVQDWAMQSPGQPGDLPLTTGKHGAPGEEGQPSHAALAERGPKGQEAAQGGSQGEAGKGASLPSSVSWRCALWHRVWQGRRRARRRLQQQTKEGAGGGAGTRAGWLATEAQVTQELRGLSGGEERPETEPLLSFVASVSPADRMLTVTPLQDPQGLFPDLHHFLQVFLPQALRHLK from the exons GACCCAGCCTTGATGCCCACTTGGGAGGCAGAAAGCACCGGCACCTCGTAGAACTACGAGCTGCGAGAAAGGCCCAGGGACTTCGAAGTGTGTTTGTCAGTGGCTTTCCCAGGGATGTGGATTCTGCTCAGCTCTCTGAGTACTTCCAAGCATTTGGACCTGTGGCCAGTGTTGTCATGGACAAGGACAAG GGAGTGTTTGCCATTGTGGAGATGGGGGACGTGGGTGCTCGAGAGGCTGTCTTGTCACAGTCCCAGCACAGCCTGGGAGGACATCGCCTGCGTGTCCGCCCACGGGAGCAGAAGGAGTTCCAGAGCCCGGCCTCCAAATCCCCCAAGGGAGCAGTCCCCGACAGTCACCAGCTGGCCAAAGCACTAGCTGAGGCTGCAGACGTGGGGGCACAAATGATAAAGCTTGTGGGGCTGAGGGAGTTGTCTGAGGCTGAGCGGCAGCTTCGGAGCCTGGTGGTGGCCCTGATGCAGGAGGTCTTCACAGAGTTCTTCCCTG GCTGTGTGGTCCACCCTTTTGGCTCTTCCATAAATAGCTTCGATGTCCATGGCTGTGATCTTGACCTCTTCTTGGATCTGGGTGACTTGGAAGAGCCCCAG CCAGTCCCAAAGGCTCCAGAATCTCCATCGCTGGACTCGGCCCTGGCTTCCCCTCTGGACCCTCAAGCCCTGGcctgcaccccagcctccccTCCAGATTCACAACCTCCAGCTTCTCCCCAGGATTCTGAAGCCCTGGACTTTGaaaccccttcctcctccctggcGCCCCAAACTCCGgactctgccttggcctccgagaCCCTTGCTTCtccccagtctctgcctccagccTCACCACTGCTAGAGGACAGGGAAGAGGGGGGCCTGGGGAAGGCCCCAGAACTAGCAGAGACCCCAAAAGAGGAGAAAGCAGAGGGGGCAGCAATGCTGGAGCTGGTGGGATCCATTCTCCGGGGCTGTGTCCCTGGGGTGTATCGAGTCCAAACTGTGCCCTCTGCCCGGCGCCCTGTGGTCAAGTTCTGTCATCGGCCTTCAGGTCTCCACGGTGACGTCTCCCTCAGTAACCG GCTGGCCCTGCATAACTCCCGTTTCCTGAGTCTCTGCTCTGAGCTGGATGGTCGAGTCCGGCCCCTCGTGTACACCCTCCGCTGCTGGGCTCAGGGTCGGGGGCTGTCAG GGAGTGGCCCCCTTCTCAGTAACTACGCCCTGACCTTGCTGGTGATCTATTTTCTTCAGACCAGGGACCCTCCTGTGTTGCCCACTGTGTCCCAGCTCACCCAGAAAGCAG GAGAGGGGGAACAGGTGGAAGTCGATGGCTGGGACTGCAGTTTCCCCAGAGATGCCTCAAGACTGGAGCCCAGCACAAATGTGGAGCCCCTCA gttcCCTGCTAGCCCAGTTCTTCTCCTGTGTATCTTGCTGGGATCTTCGTGGCTCCCTGCTGTCCCTGCGGGAGGGCCAGGCACTGCCTGTGGCAGGGGGCCTGTCTTCTAATCTCTGGGAGGGTCTGCGCCTTGGCCCCCTGAATCTCCAGGACCCTTTTGACCTGAGTCACAATGTCGCAGCCAATGTGACCAGCCGGGTGGCTGGGCGACTACAGAACTGCTGCCGAGCAGCAGCCAATTACTGCCGAAGCCTCCAGTACCAGCGCCGTTCCTCCCACGGTCGGGACTGGGGGCTGCTCCCCCTTCTGCAGCCCAGCTCCCCCAGCTCCCTGCTCTCTGCTACCCCGATCCCTTTACCTCTTGCACCCTTCACCCACCTCACTGCTGCCCTGGTGCAGGTATTCAGGGAAGCACTGGGGTGCCACATAGAACAGGGAACCAAGAGACCGCGGTCAGAAGGAGGTGGAACTGGGGAGTCCTCTCAGGGAGGGACAAGCAAAAGACTCAAAGTAGATGGACAGAAAAACTGCTAtgaggaggggaaagaggagcAGCAGGGATGTGTAGGGGACGGTGGGGAAGACAGGGTAGAAGAGATGGTTATAGAGGTTGGAGAGATGGTGCAGGACTGGGCCATGCAGAGCCCTGGGCAGCCAGGGGACCTGCCCCTGACCACTGGAAAGCATGGAGCCCCTGGAGAAGAGGGGCAGCCCAGCCATGCAGCCCTGGCAGAGCGGGGGCCCAAGGGACAAGAGGCAGCCCAAGGAGGGTCTCAGGGTGAGGCAGGGAAGGGGGCATCCCTGCCCTCCTCAGTGAGCTGGCGCTGTGCCTTGTGGCACCGAGTGTGGCAAGGGCGGCGGCGAGCCCGTAGACGCTTGCAGCAGCAAACCAAGGAAGGAGCTGGAGGTGGCGCTGGTACAAGAGCAGGGTGGCTGGCGACTGAGGCTCAGGTCACCCAGGAGCTGAGAGGACTGAGTGGTGGTGAAGAGAGGCCAGAAACTGAGCCCCTGCTGAGCTTTGTGGCGTCTGTCTCCCCGGCTGACCGAATGCTCACTGTGACCCCGCTCCAGGATCCCCAAGGCCTGTTCCCTGATCTCCATCATTTCTTACAGGTTTTCCTCCCTCAAGCACTTCGACATCTCAAGTGA
- the TUT1 gene encoding speckle targeted PIP5K1A-regulated poly(A) polymerase isoform X3: protein MSLPIGPAEVASERVELWRSGFRWWQRCLCFCRYRRVAMAAVDSDVESLPRGGFRCCLCHVTTANRPSLDAHLGGRKHRHLVELRAARKAQGLRSVFVSGFPRDVDSAQLSEYFQAFGPVASVVMDKDKGVFAIVEMGDVGAREAVLSQSQHSLGGHRLRVRPREQKEFQSPASKSPKGAVPDSHQLAKALAEAADVGAQMIKLVGLRELSEAERQLRSLVVALMQEVFTEFFPGCVVHPFGSSINSFDVHGCDLDLFLDLGDLEEPQPVPKAPESPSLDSALASPLDPQALACTPASPPDSQPPASPQDSEALDFETPSSSLAPQTPDSALASETLASPQSLPPASPLLEDREEGGLGKAPELAETPKEEKAEGAAMLELVGSILRGCVPGVYRVQTVPSARRPVVKFCHRPSGLHGDVSLSNRLALHNSRFLSLCSELDGRVRPLVYTLRCWAQGRGLSGSGPLLSNYALTLLVIYFLQTRDPPVLPTVSQLTQKAGEGEQVEVDGWDCSFPRDASRLEPSTNVEPLSFPPSSTSTSQVKTWPLKGNKAASLIQSSRFLSFPSLILLPLPQNFMQLLSSDPKHGSLPAALHPSSCSFLQFAQLEGSAGAAPRVAPGTRAEFLNGRAVGGSSSTEKSQACLHILPVASDLWGQGRRFAFRVLHSLL, encoded by the exons GACCCAGCCTTGATGCCCACTTGGGAGGCAGAAAGCACCGGCACCTCGTAGAACTACGAGCTGCGAGAAAGGCCCAGGGACTTCGAAGTGTGTTTGTCAGTGGCTTTCCCAGGGATGTGGATTCTGCTCAGCTCTCTGAGTACTTCCAAGCATTTGGACCTGTGGCCAGTGTTGTCATGGACAAGGACAAG GGAGTGTTTGCCATTGTGGAGATGGGGGACGTGGGTGCTCGAGAGGCTGTCTTGTCACAGTCCCAGCACAGCCTGGGAGGACATCGCCTGCGTGTCCGCCCACGGGAGCAGAAGGAGTTCCAGAGCCCGGCCTCCAAATCCCCCAAGGGAGCAGTCCCCGACAGTCACCAGCTGGCCAAAGCACTAGCTGAGGCTGCAGACGTGGGGGCACAAATGATAAAGCTTGTGGGGCTGAGGGAGTTGTCTGAGGCTGAGCGGCAGCTTCGGAGCCTGGTGGTGGCCCTGATGCAGGAGGTCTTCACAGAGTTCTTCCCTG GCTGTGTGGTCCACCCTTTTGGCTCTTCCATAAATAGCTTCGATGTCCATGGCTGTGATCTTGACCTCTTCTTGGATCTGGGTGACTTGGAAGAGCCCCAG CCAGTCCCAAAGGCTCCAGAATCTCCATCGCTGGACTCGGCCCTGGCTTCCCCTCTGGACCCTCAAGCCCTGGcctgcaccccagcctccccTCCAGATTCACAACCTCCAGCTTCTCCCCAGGATTCTGAAGCCCTGGACTTTGaaaccccttcctcctccctggcGCCCCAAACTCCGgactctgccttggcctccgagaCCCTTGCTTCtccccagtctctgcctccagccTCACCACTGCTAGAGGACAGGGAAGAGGGGGGCCTGGGGAAGGCCCCAGAACTAGCAGAGACCCCAAAAGAGGAGAAAGCAGAGGGGGCAGCAATGCTGGAGCTGGTGGGATCCATTCTCCGGGGCTGTGTCCCTGGGGTGTATCGAGTCCAAACTGTGCCCTCTGCCCGGCGCCCTGTGGTCAAGTTCTGTCATCGGCCTTCAGGTCTCCACGGTGACGTCTCCCTCAGTAACCG GCTGGCCCTGCATAACTCCCGTTTCCTGAGTCTCTGCTCTGAGCTGGATGGTCGAGTCCGGCCCCTCGTGTACACCCTCCGCTGCTGGGCTCAGGGTCGGGGGCTGTCAG GGAGTGGCCCCCTTCTCAGTAACTACGCCCTGACCTTGCTGGTGATCTATTTTCTTCAGACCAGGGACCCTCCTGTGTTGCCCACTGTGTCCCAGCTCACCCAGAAAGCAG GAGAGGGGGAACAGGTGGAAGTCGATGGCTGGGACTGCAGTTTCCCCAGAGATGCCTCAAGACTGGAGCCCAGCACAAATGTGGAGCCCCTCA GTTTTCCTCCCTCAAGCACTTCGACATCTCAAGTGAAAACATGGCCCCTAAAGGGCAATAAAGCTGCTAGTTTAATACAGTCTTCCcgtttcctttcatttccatcattaatcctccttcccctcccccagaaCTTCATGCAGCTGCTCTCCTCTGACCCCAAACATGGGTCTCTCCCTGCTGCTCTCCACCCCAGCAGCTGCTCCTTCCTACAGTTCGCACAGCTCGAGGGGAGTGCGGGGGCAGCACCGCGCGTGGCACCTGGCACCCGCGCAGAGTTCCTGAATGGCAGAGCGGTGGGTGGCTCGAGCAGTACTGAGAAGAGCCAGGCTTGCCTCCACATTCTTCCTGTCGCCTCAGATTTATGGGGACAAGGACGGAGATTTGCGTTCAGGGTTCTTCATTCTCTCCTTTAA